The DNA region GGCGGAGCTACACGCCGGCGGAGAAGGTGCGGATGGTGGAGGAGGCGTTCCGGCCCGGCGTGGTGGTGACGGAGGCGGCCCGTCGGTTGGGCGTGCACGAAAGCCTGCTGTATCGCTGGCGGGACCTGATGAAGGTCGGCGGGACGTCCGTGGCCGAACCGCCCAGCTTCGTCGCGGTGACCATCACGCCGGAGCCGAGCGTCACGGAACCGCCGGTCGTGGCCCCCTCTGAGCCATTGCCGCTTTCGGCCACGCCGGCCACGTGCCCGGCGGTCGTCGAGGTCATCCTGCCCAGCGGGGCACGCCTGCGTCTGGAAGGGGCGGTCGATCCGGCCCTGGCGGCGGCCGTCGTCGGTGCCCTGGCATGATCCCGGTGCCGAGCGGGGTGCGGGTGTGGCTGGCCACCGGACACACCGACATGCGCAAGGGCTGGGCGAGCTTGGCGTTGCTGGTGCAGGAACGCTTCGCCCAGGACCCGCACAGCGGCCATCTCTTCCTCTTCCGCGGACGCCGCGGCGATCTTGTGAAGATCATCTGGTATGACGGCCAGGGCAGTTGCCTGTTCATGAAGAAGCTGGAGCGGGGGCGTTTCATCTGGCCGACGTCGGCGGACGGTGCGGTGTCGATCTCGGTTGGACAGATGGGCTATCTGCTCGAAGGCATCGACTGGCGCAACCCGCAGAAGACCTGGCGCCCCGAGGCCGCGGGGTGACTGCGACACGGTGAATCGACGCACCGGTTCAGGGAGGATTGCGGCGGCTCAACGGCGCGATCCCCGGTAAACTGGCCCTATGACCGCTGCCCCGACCCCTGCCGTCTTGGCCGACGATATTGCCAGCCTGCGCGCTGCCTTGGCGCAGGCCGAGGCGCGGGCGGACGCGGCCGAAGCCGAAGCGGCGCGGGCCAAGGCGATGGCGTCGAATACCGAGGCGCTGATCGCCAGCCTGAAGCTGGAAATCGAGAAGCTCCGGCGCGAACTCTACGGCACGCGTTCCGAACGCAAGGCGCGCCTGCTGGACCAGTTGGAGTTCCAGCTCGAAGAGCTGGAAGCGACAGCCAGCGAGGACGAGCTGGCGGCCGAGCAGGCCGCTGCCAAAACCACCGCGGTGGCGGCCTTCACCCGCAAGCGGCCATCGCGCCAACCCTTTCCCGACCACCTGCCGCGCGAGCGCGTCGTTGTGGCGGCCCCGGCGAGCTGCCCGTGCTGCGGCTCGGACAAGCTGTGCAAGCTGGGCGAGACGATCACCGAGACGCTGGAGGTAATCCCGCGCCAGTGGAAGGTGATCCAGACGGTGCGCGAGCGATTCTCCTGCCGGGCCTGCGAGACGATCAGCCAGCCGCCGGCGCCGTTCCACACCACCCCGCGGGGCTGGGCCGGCCCCAACCTGCTGGCCACCCTGCTGTTCGAGAAGTTCGGCCAGCATCAGCCGCTGAACCGGCAGGCCGAACGCTTCGCGCGCGAGGGCGTGCCGCTCAGCCTGTCCACTCTGGCCGATCAAGTGGGCACCGCCGCCGCGGTGCTGAAGCCGCTGCACGACCTGATCGCCGTGCATGTGCTGGCGGCCGAGCGGCTGCATGGAGACGATACACCAGTGCCCGTGCTGGCCAAGAGCAAGACCGACACCGGGCGGCTGTGGGTGTATGTGCGTGATGACCGGCCGTTCGCCGGCCAAGCCCCACCGGCAGCGCTGTTCCACTATTCGCGCGACCGCAAGGGCGAGCATCCCGAACGGCACCTGGCCGGCTTCACGGGCTGGCTGCAGGCCGATGCGTTCGCCGGCTATAACCGGTTGTACGAACCCGACCGCCAGCCGGGACCGATCCATGCCGCGCTGTGCTGGGCGCATGCCCGGCGGGGCTTCTTCAAGCTGGCCGACATTGCCGCGAACATCAGGCGCGGCAAGGACGCCCCGCCGATCTCACCGCTGGCGCTGGAGGCCGTGAAGCGCATCGACGCCCTCTTCGAACTCGAGCGCGCCTTGAACGGCAAGCCGGCGGCCGAGCGGCTGGCGGCCCGCCAGGAGCACGGCGTCGCCCTCGTAGCCGCGCTGGAGAACTGGTTGCGGACAGAGCGCGCCCGGCTCTCCCGCCATGCCCCAGTGGCCAAGGCGATGGACTACATGCTGACCCGTTGGGACGGCTTCACCCGTTTCCTCGCCGATGGCCGGCTGTGTCTCACAAACAACGCCGCCGAACGCAGCCTGCGCGGGATTGCACTCGGGAGGAAAGCATGGCTGTTTTGCGGCTCCGATCGCGGCGGGCAGCGGGCAGCGATCATGTACGGCCTGATCAACACGGCGAAGCTCAACGACGTCGATCCCCAGGCGTGGCTCGCCGACGTGCTGGCCCGCATCAACGACATGCCCCAAACCCGCTTGCGCGAACTCCTGCCCTGGGAGTGGAAGGCAATCCGCGAGCAGACGAAAGCTGCCTAACCGCGGCACTCAGCGGATGCTTACTGCGCAGGCGAGGGTAGCCGAACTGGAAGGCCGAGCGGCACTCGGGAAATGGCCGAGATCGGCTCCCCGGCTGCCCTCGACTTTGGAAGCTCGCACGCTGGAACCGGCTCCGGTGACAAGACGAACTGCCTGGCGTCTGGAGGAATCCTGCGCTCCCCGAGGAGTTGCACGTCTTGCTAATGCGCATTATCATACACACGATACGGCGGAGGACGATATGAGTCACATCCAGCGGACCGCAACGGGCTACGATGTCGGGGCGTCGAAGAAGCGTGTCAACCTCACGCTCAACGAAGACCTCGTTCGCGTCGCCCAAGCCTACACCGACAACCTCTCCGGGACCATCGAGACGCTCCTCGCCACGTGGGCGCAGACGGAACGGCGGAAGCGGGAGGACGATCAGGAACACCGTCGGAAGGTCGCCGCGGCGTGGAACGCCTTCGACGAGCGGCATGGTCGCTTCGCCGACGAGTGGAACCGGGACTTCATGCCGGACGACGAGACCCGCTGATGCCGCAGTTCGATGTCCACCGCAACCCGGGTCGCACCAGGGCCGCGATCCCGTTCGTCCTCGTCGTGCAGGGCGACCGCTGGAAGGACCGCGCCGATCGCGTCGTCGCACCGCTGGTTCTGGCGAGTGAAGTGGGGTATCGCGACCCGACCTTGAACCCGGACTTCACCATCGACGGCACGGCGGTCATCCTGAACCCGCTCCAGATGGCGACCATTCCCACCCGCGTGCTCGGTCCTGCGGTGGGGAATCTCGACGGCGACCACATCCGGATCATTGCCGCGCTTGATGCCCTAATCGCACAGGGATAATGGAATTCAATCAGAAGTTCTGAATCGGCGCAGATCATGCTGACCTTACGCCGATATTCAGACTATCTTAATGGTAATTTACCTTTTCAGGCTTCTTAACACGACATGGTTCATTCTTCTTCGAACCCGTGGCTGGTGAATTTCAGGGTACGGCTGTTCTCGGTGATGGTGCGAACGAGATGATCCGGCACGCCGTTGGGCAGATGAGCGGCGATCTCGAGCGTTACCGTCACCTCGGTTCCCATCAAACCGACCAGATGGGAAATGACCTCTTCCGCGATGCGTCCGGCATCTCTTCCGACACGCATGGCATCGAGTGGCACAGTACCGTGAAAACGCCGCAGCACCCGCTCGCGCGGCGTAACTGAACCACTTACGCTATTGCCGACGAACACACCGGTGGCTTCCTGCATGGAGGTCGGTCGGCTTGCGTCTCCCTCTGGCACGGCAAAGACAACCGGAGCGGGAGCCGAGGCATCTTCGGCCTGCTGCCGAACCGCGACGTCCGGCTTCACCAGAACACCCTCGAGGCCGTCAGCCGACAGGGACGACGGCTTTCCGCATCGCAGCCCGCGGTACCTGTTTCCAGCCTCATCGAAGCTGTCGGCGTAAGCGAACGTCTCGCGCTCCCAGAGCAGGGCGCTCAATCCGTCGCCGACGGCGGCGGCGAGAACTTGTGAATCTCGCAAGCGAGGCAGGTACAGATAGCGGGCGAAGTCCTCGGCGAGTTGCTTCACCGCGACATGATTGCCGCGCCATAGCGGAACGCGGTCCAACTCCATGCGCAACCGGGTACCGGCGAGCGCTGGGATGAACAACTCTTCACTGCGCAGCTTCTTGCTCGCCCGAACGGCCAGCGCGTCCTGACCCGTCAGTTTGAACGCCTTCCATTCCATCGGCGACTGCGGAGTTTCCTGGATGGGTACGATGAGCCACTGATAGGATTCCGGCATCCGTGCGGCGACGGTGCTGTCGGCGATCTTCATCTGATTGTCGGCTTGCTTGACCTGCTGCGGATCCAGGTTCAGCCCGTCCTTCTGGGAAACGATCGACTCCCACGCAAGGTAGCGGCGCACAGCTTCGTCGAGATCCTGAAGGCGGGTCTGGTCGACCGCCAGAAACACCAGGGCATTCTGATACAATCGGGGCGCGCTGCCCCTGGAGTCCAGGATGGCCTTGGCTGCGGCCTGCGCCCGATTGGCCGGATCCTTGCTGTAGGGGTGATCGACGCCGAGCACCACCAGTCGGGCCTCCATGTCGTCGGACACGTCGGCGCCCGTGCGCGGCAACTCGTGGATGCGTCGGAAATCACCGCTGGTGCGG from Azospirillum thiophilum includes:
- the tnpA gene encoding IS66-like element accessory protein TnpA, whose product is MAYQRVEVLTGRERRRSYTPAEKVRMVEEAFRPGVVVTEAARRLGVHESLLYRWRDLMKVGGTSVAEPPSFVAVTITPEPSVTEPPVVAPSEPLPLSATPATCPAVVEVILPSGARLRLEGAVDPALAAAVVGALA
- the tnpB gene encoding IS66 family insertion sequence element accessory protein TnpB (TnpB, as the term is used for proteins encoded by IS66 family insertion elements, is considered an accessory protein, since TnpC, encoded by a neighboring gene, is a DDE family transposase.) → MIPVPSGVRVWLATGHTDMRKGWASLALLVQERFAQDPHSGHLFLFRGRRGDLVKIIWYDGQGSCLFMKKLERGRFIWPTSADGAVSISVGQMGYLLEGIDWRNPQKTWRPEAAG
- the tnpC gene encoding IS66 family transposase, with the translated sequence MTAAPTPAVLADDIASLRAALAQAEARADAAEAEAARAKAMASNTEALIASLKLEIEKLRRELYGTRSERKARLLDQLEFQLEELEATASEDELAAEQAAAKTTAVAAFTRKRPSRQPFPDHLPRERVVVAAPASCPCCGSDKLCKLGETITETLEVIPRQWKVIQTVRERFSCRACETISQPPAPFHTTPRGWAGPNLLATLLFEKFGQHQPLNRQAERFAREGVPLSLSTLADQVGTAAAVLKPLHDLIAVHVLAAERLHGDDTPVPVLAKSKTDTGRLWVYVRDDRPFAGQAPPAALFHYSRDRKGEHPERHLAGFTGWLQADAFAGYNRLYEPDRQPGPIHAALCWAHARRGFFKLADIAANIRRGKDAPPISPLALEAVKRIDALFELERALNGKPAAERLAARQEHGVALVAALENWLRTERARLSRHAPVAKAMDYMLTRWDGFTRFLADGRLCLTNNAAERSLRGIALGRKAWLFCGSDRGGQRAAIMYGLINTAKLNDVDPQAWLADVLARINDMPQTRLRELLPWEWKAIREQTKAA
- a CDS encoding type II toxin-antitoxin system CcdA family antitoxin, which translates into the protein MSHIQRTATGYDVGASKKRVNLTLNEDLVRVAQAYTDNLSGTIETLLATWAQTERRKREDDQEHRRKVAAAWNAFDERHGRFADEWNRDFMPDDETR
- a CDS encoding CcdB family protein, with the translated sequence MPQFDVHRNPGRTRAAIPFVLVVQGDRWKDRADRVVAPLVLASEVGYRDPTLNPDFTIDGTAVILNPLQMATIPTRVLGPAVGNLDGDHIRIIAALDALIAQG